gaagcaaaatgTCTCATGCTActttcataaaaataaaacatactcaGAATTACACTGACATACTTACCTGGCATATCACTGTAAGAACTAGCAGAGACATTGCGAGAAGAGCTGGTGCTGGACTGAGCAGGCATACTTCCTGCCACAGAGTGCAGGACTAGGATGATGGCATTGACGAGGGCCGGGTGTGAACTGATTAATCTACATGGGCAGGGTATGAGGCAGGTAGGTGTAAATGGAAATTTAAATGACAATCCACTGTGCTGAAATATTATATGAGAGCTGATAACAAAGAAAGGCCACACTCACACGTCCAGCATGTTAGGATCTGTGAACTGCACAAAGAGATCTTTATCTTGGAGCACTCCTGAATGTTTTACAAGGAAACATTATTAGCTACATGTTTCAAAGACATGACATAATGGTGTGCATAGATAAGCACGGCCTTACCTAAGGCAACTGGGTCTGATCTGAGCCCTGGTGTGGCTACAATGATCTGATCCAGAGATTCTTTGTTTGTCAGCATCTTATAAACCTTACAGATGGGAAAAGACAGTGAATTTACCAGCAAAAGAAGCAGTAGTAAAGACCAGCATTATCCATCTCCAACTACATGATCCATCACTTTCTCAAGTTCATACCAGTCTGCTAATATTACACTATTTCAGTCTCTTCATCACTCGAGCCAACACGGTGGTTAGGTTATTGGAAAGCTGCAAATACGGTAGCTAAAACTGTTCCTGTGGTCCCGCTTATTTGCAGCTCTGAAAAACATCTAGGGTGATGCAATCAGACGTACCCCGCTGTGGACACAGGTGTGAAGGCACACAAAGGACAGTGGAGAAGCATTCAGCTACTTCAGCCAAATGGTCTCAAGTGCATCGCACAGCTTATCTGTCCTGAAGCACGACCTTATTTGTTCCTTACTACTACTAAGGAATGACAGAgttccaaaaaacaaaatgttcatgTCAATTAACTGTAGGCAAACTATGTACAGAGAACATGTACTCCATCTCAACATCTGCAGTCCTCTCTGGCTTTATGCAAAATGTGTACCAAGTAATGAAGTTAGAATAAAAGTGCATTTTACTTAATTTTTAAGTTTTGTTTCTTGCATATTGCATcaaatacagtatctaaaaataaaaaaaaaaaattgtgtgtACAGCACCTTGTATTTTATCTATTTGAAAGAACACTATTTAATAGAGCTTAATTGACCTTAAATCAGTCAATAGTGTTGTGACTCAAGAGACACATCTTTCTACGCTCTAGTGCatagctcagaccttgtccaaatTGTTCAATAATACTGACAGAGAAATTAACTTCATATGTAGCACAAGCACAGTAGTGTCCATGTGTTTCTCCTACTCACTGAGTCTCTGTAGGCAGAGTTGAGGGAATGAAGAGCAGCATGAAACACCCTGAACTCCCTGGCTGCTGTTGCTCTGTTTACAGGCTCTAGAAAATGAAAGACATTTAGTCTTATGcaattcattttaaacataGTAATAATGCTtaaatagcacacacacacctgtactgCTTTCATGCTCTGGCCATGTCTTCTTGAGGATGTGTAAGGTTGATCCTGGTTGAATCCCATATGCATCCAGTGTTAGGTCATCTTTCAGTTTCCGCCCACAATGGACTAGCTCTGgtaaaacatgaacacacattgGCCAAtttaatgtgttattttaattaaatgaatACACAAATTCACACACAGCCTTTATGAGGACTAGTGAGAGAATAGAGAGGGAAAACATCTTATCAgatgcacacaaagacacataccAGTCACAGAAAATGATTTGATAAAATGTAACAGACCTATTAACTCAGGGTCTGGTATGGAGTCTGAAAGCTGAGCTGCTACAAGTTGTTTTAGGGTAGCGACTCTGTATTCTCCAGGTGGAACATCCCCTGGCATCATTTCTGGAAAGTGAAAGGTGGACTTGGCCTGATTCACCAACTTCAAAGACAGGTGCCAGTCTGGAGACGTCATCTTTGCCTTTAAACACTAggcaacacacaaaacaactttAAAATGGCAGCATGGGCAATAAGGAGGCATTATTGACGCGATCCTGCTTTCTTTTCCGTTTCTGTTCACAGCGCTTTCAGATGAAGATGTGTCACTTTGGAAAACcataataaacataaaaataaacgtTAGCCGCAAGATGTCTTGCAAGAGGAGGAATACACATCGAAACGCACTGTCAAGTATTCCTTCTGTGCTACTGTTAGCTACTTAGCTCTTGCCGAAACATGCCGATTTCCAAAGTTAAAGGCGCTCCTTCATATAGAATAACCGCTGAAAAACAATTCCTTCAATAAATAGAATTCGAAGTCATACATAAAATCTACAACTACAGATGCTTTTGTAGAAATACTGCACACTCACCCTTTATTGTTGACACTTCAATTTAGTTCCTGGTTTTAGTCACGTGGTCTATGGTACGTTTACGTTCTCTGCCAGAGAAAAAGAATTTTTAACTccgtctttgtgttttgtttttaacaactgacacacaaacaaaatcacTATTTATTCAGTCTGTGGTTTTCAATTTTTATACATAGGCAGTTCTCATGACAAAGAAGATCTGTTTTGCTTATTACGTACActttatttatacttttttttaaatgttgttattCATGCAGGCCAGTCCACACCACCACAACCAGTGTCCTTCTGCACATCATTCTGGATTTTCCAAACATGAGTAATGTCCTCTGTGAATGTGAATCCAAGCAGCAGTTTTATCCTCTGCATGTCTCATTTTAGACCACATCCATGACCAGTCTAACCATAATTATCCACTGGATAGATTGGAGTGATAATTGAATGATCTTTTGATagcaacaaaacaggaaaaacatcaCAAGAAAGACTTTATATtgctataaaacacacaatactTGGGAATTTGGTAATAATTTAAAGTAATCTAGTAATTTATGATCATGTTTATAGTATCCTACCTCAAGAACAAATCACAACATTTGCTTTTATGTAATATATGTTTACTTTGCTTATTTAAAATCTTTCTcttgttattttatattaatgCCTTTATTGTAGCTTCATACATTACACATTTATGTCATGAAGATTCTCTTTAATATTTTTATGATAAGGTTCAGAAGTTTCTGTTGGCTTGTTTTTTCCCTAATTTTTTGTGAATTGTCTGTTTTGTTTAGAGTTGTGGTTTAAAAACGTGAGTTTGTTCTGTTTATCATCTAGTTTTGTAATTTTTGTAATGTATTAAATATGATGGCGTTTTTTTtcgcttattttttttttttttttttttggagaaaaaaatctgCTCAGGGTGTAGATGaccatgtaaaaaataaataaataaatgaaatgtaattATCTGGTCTGGACTGTGATCACTGAGGTATTTGAAGTGGATGAATAGGCCGAAAAATCTGTCAAATTGAGTGAAATGGTGCGTTCACTGAAGGTTGGCGGTGGTGGAGGGGTCGGGACTCCGGAGGCTCGGTATGACATCACTGCTGGACAAAGCAGATAGGAGTGGTTTCTGTGAAAAGAACCGTCCCAAATCAATGGAACATACCCAAACAGTGACAAAATAGAGCCCGTAGTTTTATCCGCCGTCTCAACAATGCTGCTGCGGTGCTTTTATTGAGAGGGGAATGAACTGCAGTGGAAAATAACATCGCTTGTGTCCGACAGAGAGAGCAGACCGCCGCTGGACGGTCGGTGTCTTTTTTAGTTTTCGTCTTTCTAACATGGTAAGCATTCAGCAGTGCAGTAAAAAGCTAACAGACAAATGTTTACGTTTATGCTAATGAAGGAGATAActgtaaagtttgttttttttaagatgagCAACAGCTGGGAGCAGGAGAACCCCTTAAAGACGGGGCAGGCTAACGGCAGGGAGCTTCTAGCCCTGagttagctgctgctgctgcttgaaaGCCACGTCTAGAACATTTTAATATACTTTCGAGGCCTGCTAAGCTATACAGCTATATACTGTTACATGATAGAGCTAATAAGCTAACATATGAATGAAATGATGTGCGCCCCCATCTGATGAAAACTAAGCACTGCATTTCCACAACTTAGGTGGGGAAGTAAGTGTTTTGAAGACAAAGGATAGTAACCATCATCATCCTGCACTTATCTGTGCAGCTGTGCTTTGCTGGCAGCTACATCTTCCCGTGGGATCGAAGCGGATGCAGTATTTAACATTATGGCATCTTTAGGAAATGATCACTGATAGCAGAGAGATAATGAGCTCATTTGGCATTGAACAAGGGGTTCAGCTGTCTTTGTGTCAGGACTGTGACAGTGACATCAGGCAGTTCATAGTGTTATTTCATGACTTAAAGGTAAAGGTTAAACAAAAGTGTGGCTTTAACAACAGGATGTTGTCATGTCTTCCACAGTGCATGCTTAACCTTAACACTTTCCTGGTCTTGACATGTGTTAAAGCTTTGCCTTCTAATTAtctttaatcagaatcagaaatactttattaatcccagagggaaattagGATAAAATATACAATCTCTTCTCATCTGTTGTTAGATGAAACTGTATGTATGGCCTAGTGACAGTTATAAATTAGTGTTTCACCACTTTTAATAAAGGTAAAacttttctgcagcttcttagCTATAAAACTGTATCGAAGTTTAAGCCATTCTTCTCAGTTACATGGGTAAATTGGAGGCTATGCTATTTCATGGGgctcatgtcctcctcctcaATGCAGCTGGTGTCTTTCAGGTTACAGTTGTCCCCATCATCGAGGGGTGAATGCCTCCAAACGGTTTGAGGAGCCTGCCAGTAATGGCCGCCATATGCCAAAGAGACATTTGAGTCTAGAATGTCAGTCATTATGTTAATGCAGGGGAGAGGGGTGGACTCGAGGCGTAGGGTGGGAATGGGAGACGGTTCCGGAAAGAACAGAAAGTTGGTACCACAATCAcatttaaaaagtcatttttaatgTTATGTGATACCTCAAGAGTCATTTCTCTTTTCTTTAACCTCAGTAATAAGTTTAATTTTCCAGAGCATAATGTCAAAATGAAATACACGGCTGATAATCCAAAGCCGACGAACAATCACTAAAAGAAATTCAGAGTGTCAGTCTTTTAGAGACGGTTTCTATTCAATTTTAATTATCCTTAAATGACACCCATTAGTTAACAATGTCATGAACAGCACTAGAAATTGAAAGTCTGAACAAAGAGCCAGCAGTAGTATTGATGTATTGTTATAATAAAGTGAAAGATTAACAGATTTTATCAAATACAACCACTTATAGTGTACTTTCTTTAGGTTGTGACTTGAAAGTTTGGTCATCTTGTTTTGATCACTAACACTGAGGTGCATTGTAAAAGCTAAATCTTAAaatgaaaggaagaaaagagcATACATGCTGGGGTCAGTAAAGTACTTGAGTCATTCAGTAAAAGAACCTTTGATGGCTTCCTGGTaaatgcagcacagactgagtCAGACTGTGGTTTGCTGTGTTGGCAGAATTCGCTTCATGCAATCCTTTGGAGTATATTTGGGGAAATTGTTCAATTTTTGGCTGTGAATTTTGtctgttattttctttttcaatattttttaacatattcTCTGTCTCAAAAGGTTAATGTTAGGGAGGGTTGTGTAGTTACAGACGTCTGAGTTTTTCTACTCTTCGAAGTCTGGAAAGTGGTGAGCTGGGCTGGAAACTGTGTGATGAAGCTGCACAGCTGCCCACATCCTCTCTGCTGAAGTCATAAATGGAgccacatggaaaaaaaaaactggttagGCCTTAAAGTGGGACTGCAATATTAAAATGAATCATAGCACCAAAACGCACGAACTGCTCTGCCCgtataaaacaacaacaacttctTTTAGTGTTTGTTGAATTCTACTGGAATCCCCAGTcataatttaatatttaaggTTTTTCATCAAAATGAGAAGCATCCATAGTTTTTTGTAATTGCTGGGTTATTCCCCATTCATGCTTTCAATTAGAAAATGCAGCTTGAGTACATTTTAAAGTAGCAGCAAGGGTAGCACACTTAGCCTTCTGTGCTGTTTCTAAGCAGAGAAGTTGCATCAGGATAATTCAGTTATTGCTGTAAATGAAGATTATCCGCCTGTCATTCAAACTAGTCACTCCCTGAATTGAGGCATAACTAAGTTAAGGGACCTGATGTATTTAGAATTCTATAATGATATTTTGAATTCAATGAAACCCTTATGCATTACAAAGTCATGTGTATTAGCATAGTTTTGTCTGCTGGGTTTTTGTGGAAAAGTGGCTTtgtgtcaaaggaaaaaaaaacttttaaaatttaaaaccAATATTTCCAAGTACACACAAGTACAGGCATGAATGATGACCTGTACCGATCTAGCTGAGATAAATATCTCATAAATATTTAATGAATGTGAAAGTAGAGGTAGCTAGAGAGAAGTTTTTTGTGTCCCTACTCACTCCTGCAGTGTTGTTTCCTTGGAACACAGACACAATAACTAAGCTGTTTCCTTTCAACTTTGGAATTTCCCATTTGTCATTGTGGCTGtactctggaaaaaaaaagaaaaaccttgagcatgtcagaggaaaaaaaatgccacGCCTTCAGATAAAtttgacaataaaaaaataataattacaaagatATTTGATATTTATAATTTGCATAGCCTACACTTTATGAAACATTGTCTAGCTGTCTTAAACTCCACCCATGTGGGAGATCAAGATTGCACCCCTCCCTGTTTTAATCACATGTCTTTCCACACATCTTAGTATAGCTGTGCCATTgtggtttttattattataatcttAATCCTCCtcagatgtctgtgttttttttccctgcagtgCTGTGTCTGAAGAAGTTGGATCCATCCTTGAAGACCATGCTATCCCTCCTGCTGCCCACAGTGCTCGCCGTCCAAGCAATGGGTGGGTGTTGCCCCCTGCCTGTGCCCATTTCCTGCTATTAGATCCAAGTAACTGCCTGTTAAACAATAGACCCTGCAGGGCCTATTAGTCTTCTCTCTTCAAAGGTTTCATTGGACAAAACAGCAGGTCAAATGTGGCTACTGCCAAATATAATGTACCAGTTGTTGGAAAGTTATAAACCCTCCCTGTTTAAACACTCTATCTTAATCTATCCAGACAAGATGACAGGGAGCATATTGTTATTTATCCTGCTTGAGTGAGTAATAGGACATTTTTCACAATGTTTCCTCTGAGTTTAGTTTTCATAGGGTTATGGCTGTGCGATgtggattttttattttctttataatTCAACGTGTAAAACAGAATAGCTTTGACCTTTTCCAGACAGGTGAGGTGCAGTGAGAGCTCGGGGCTAGGGTGAGGCTCTGTGAAAATTGCTAAAAGTGCAGTTTTTCTGCAGTGACTCAGAGAGTGTGGTGAGGAAGTCATCCTCTTATATTTATAACACTGGGAAGCAGCATGGTTGTTGTTGCAACTGAGAATTCATTACACACGCACTCAGTTTTACTTCAGCTGAAATGCTGCTCAAAGAAAAACTTGTGTCAtcataaaacagaaacagatcGCCCAGGCTGGCTTGATAGCATCTCATGACAGTAAATACAAGAAGGGAAGTGAGCATGTCATAAGAGGGATATTTTAACACCAGCTTGGTGTGTGGTTGACAAATTTAGCAAATTAAAATCTTTGAGTGGGAGTCCTGATATTAATATGTAGCctgaagaaaaaggaggaaaaccGCTCTCAAGAGTTCTTTATTGTGCCAAAGCATGATGTTAAAATTGGCATACTTTAGCAAACCCGCAAAGTTCACGAAGAACTCTCATTGTCCGAAACAccatcattttaaaaaagagcttttttcccctttctttctttctttctttctggtTGAGCTGACACAACCTCCTATCGGCCATCAGTGGCACATTTCAATCTTGACTCAGTGGACCTAAGTGTCTTCAGTGGTTCATTAGGGACCTATTCTCTCCCAGCACAAATGGGCCCGCGGCCTGCTCATTACTGGCTATGTGGCATCTACTGCCTAACTTGCTCCCCTCACCGGGAGGTAGGGATGTGGGGGGGAGGTGTCGGCAACTGATGGAGCTCTTTAACTCACGGGTAATGGGCTATTGTAGCTCACACAATGATTCACTTTCTCCCTGCTAATGGGAGCACTAAGTGAATTAGTTGGAGTCTAGTTTGATACTATAGTCCGTATGAGGATACAAATACCACATGTACTGTGGAGCATGTTTAATTTATTGTAATGCAATTGTAATTTTAGGTGCATTTCAAGAAGAACACAGTTATATCCACCCCTGCATTTCCTACGTGTGTAAATATATTGTATGTACTTGATAATTGTAATTGCACATTTGTTCTATTTGTAGCAGAAATGATCTACTTAGTGATTAAAAAGCAAGCTTTGGACTTATGAGCAGCTGTGTTTTGCTGCTATTTGCTTCTAAACATAACACCTACAGGCTGTATGAGCCACTGTTGTGGCTATGTGTGTGATAACATCTGTGCCGATATGATCTAGGGTCTCTGAGGTCTCGAGGTCCCTCTTTGGGATTACTGGCTGCAATCTTCCTTGTTTTCAGCCATGTCATTGATAACTCCAGAAAGTGCCCATATCTGTAGACATGATTACACTTCCTTGCCAACCCAGAGAACAGTAtttgtgaagaaaaacacaaggaTGTCACACGGCAATGCTGTCATCCTAGCACAGTAACATTGTGTCTCCAGCTCCCAGCTGTATCCTGACTCAGGAGTCAGATGATGGATCATTCTCGGTGAAACCTCTCCCTGATGTTAGTCATATGGTACTGCACAGCCATGAAAAGACATGCCTGTAAGGGCTTGTTTTTTTAGTGATTAAATACAGTAATCTGGAAGCAGGAGTGAGAGAAATCTGCTGCACCAGCCCATAGTGGCTTTGACCCCTGACCCTACAGGGAATTTACAGTAGATTAGATAAGTTATTTTTATCGCACTCATTTATTACCCATTGTGGTAATAAGTGTCAGCAAAATGTCAGTGTATGTACAGTAATGACTGAGCCACAACAGCTAGCTGAGTACAGTAACATTCTTGGCTCACTCCAGCATAGCACACAGCAGTGTCAGCCAGTGGCAGAGCTAACAGGGGGCTGTCTAGCTAATTGCTTGTTGTTGTCATACTCTTGTGTTCAGTTAGCACAACCACTAGGCTGCCAGAGCTCACCGTGTGCAGCTCTTAGCACCCAAACAATGAAAGAGAATGGTATTCATGCAATGCAAAAATGGAAAACCTGACCCGATTTTACACTTTGTGAAGGGAGCTGTAAGGTAATTCAAATTAACTAGCATAATTGGATAGATTGCATCTAGTGTAGTAGTCGGCAGGCACACATTATGGCAGGGCCCCGGAGCGTGAAAATAGCCCGCTCATGCCTGCATCTCTGGTGTACTTTTTAAAGGTCTACTAACTATGAATGCCCTCTTTCTGTCCTCCTTTTCTCTTCACAGCAATTGATTCTGCAGAGAGGGGACACTTTAGCCTGTGCAGAAATTCAATTTAGGGTTATTACTCCGTATCAGTGATGTTCTTGCTAATTTGATTGCGTCCAGTAAAGTATCCTTTTAAAAACAATCGAGGACAGGCTCAACAAAGATTGGTTTCGCCGCAGTGCATACATAATGACTAGTCTCTGTTGgcttgcctctctctctctctgtttcccagCTCCTCTTTTCTCACAGTGCACTCATTGAAACAGAGTGCATTACCAAACAAGCACCTCATGATTATTTCAACAAGTCCTAAAAATGCTGCCTTGTGGGACAGCTAAAAAATTGATACGAGTAATATGCCGGGATTGCAGTTCTGGAAGGGATGAAGAGCCAGGAGCCATAtgtggttctgctgtgtgtctaGTGGGCTGTGATGAATGGATTGAACGGATGCTGATCTGTGCTTGGAAAGCATCACAGCTACTGGCATGCTACTGAGGCAT
This portion of the Parambassis ranga chromosome 3, fParRan2.1, whole genome shotgun sequence genome encodes:
- the ubl7b gene encoding ubiquitin-like protein 7b, encoding MTSPDWHLSLKLVNQAKSTFHFPEMMPGDVPPGEYRVATLKQLVAAQLSDSIPDPELIELVHCGRKLKDDLTLDAYGIQPGSTLHILKKTWPEHESSTEPVNRATAAREFRVFHAALHSLNSAYRDSVYKMLTNKESLDQIIVATPGLRSDPVALGVLQDKDLFVQFTDPNMLDVLISSHPALVNAIILVLHSVAGSMPAQSSTSSSRNVSASSYSDMPGGFMFEGMSDDEEEFQSGSPAGPSSRGSVSSGIRPVSLSHSGATGPRPITQSELATALALASTPDSSAVTPTTASQSDPSSGVAPMPAGTPVSNDLFSQALQQALQASNMSALQGRWQSQMQQLRDMGIQDEELMLRALQATDGDIQSALELIFAGGPGL